tcttggtcttcttggaGGGGCGGTCGACGCCGTTTTCCTCGCTCTCGGCGAGGAGATGCTTTGTTGCAGCCATTGTTAAAGAGGGGAATTCCTTTGGTGGAGGAATCTATTGAAAGGCGGTCGAGTTGTCGCAGAGAAGGATGCGCCGCGAAAAACTGCGTGGGATTGTTCTTGGAGCGGCAGAAAAAAAGTTTCTTATCGATAAGCGAACCGTTATCTGGGCCCACTTTCCACCGCCGATCGGacaggtacgtacctccgTGCCGTCTTCCTCTCCCGGAGTGCCAGACTTAGATGTCGAGAAGAATAGCCAGACATCATTGACTTGTCCAAGAAAAGACTTGCCTGTTCTCATTGATGCTACATCGGTTTCCTTGCTCTACGCTCATCGTACCCCACGACGCGACCGGCTTGGGTTCACAGTTCACGCACTCCGCGACACGTGTGCCCTGTTGTGTCTTGAGTCTAGGAACCTACAACTTCAACGACGAGAATCCGCAACTCTGGGGCTCTCGAATGCGTAACAATGCCCCGTATCTGTCACTTCAGTCGGTACCCGAGAATGGCATGGTGTCATACCTAGGGAGCTGTCACAAGGCCTCTCCGTGGATGCATCTTCCCGCTGGAACGTCGACTCTGGGAACGGCAGACCTTCGCCCGCTTTGTTAACGAGATGGTCAGTATCAAGGCTCTGGGCCTTCATCCACCTTGACCAAGGAGCTCGGTTCTAGAGAATCTGGCCCCACCAGGCGATGGCGCTGCAGTTGTTCATGTACGCCTCTCGCGAGCAAGTGCTCTATTGGCATCTAGTGTCGGACTACCTCTGAATCGCATCGGCCCGTCAGTCGTGGAAGCTGCCATGCACATGTCTATCTTGCGCTTTGCATAATTTCAAGGCGTCTGAGAGCTAGCGATATGCCGCCAAAGCGGAAGATAACATACAAGTGTATACCAGACCCCAACCCTTACCGGAGATCTACACCCCGGTCTGGGTTCTTTGTCTCAAATTGATGCAGCTACTCTTCATATCCCATGGATGAGAATAGTTCAAATCTTTGCTTGCTTCCAGGCCGACCAGAACTATATGGCGTCGGCATCCGCACTGCATTCTATATCCAATGGCTCGGCTCCCTCATAATCGAGCTCCTCTCGGAAGAACACCTCACAGACATGCGCTTCGTCAGCGTATTCTCTTCTGCTGCGGCACTGATAGCCCTCATAATTGGCGCGGCCCAGGGCAAACTCTATCCTCTCGACGTGtacttccttcttctcttcgccATGGGCTTCTTCCTGTTTCTCATTCCGTTGCGCACCTGGCAGCTGCTCACAAGATGTCAGCCTCATCTAGACCCCTTCTTCCTGTCACAGGAGGATCATGGGGTGTTTTACAATTTGATGACGCTGACCATCCTGGCGGGCAACACAGCCATGGGGGCATGGTATTATACGACGTTTCTGCCGCGGCTGGATCGTGACTGTTGGGAGGTTGTCTTCGTGCTTGGAAAGGTGGACTTGGAGAATAGGGGTTATGTCATTGCAAGTGCCATATTTTACATTGGCATCCTTGCCATGCTCGCGGGTTTCATCTTTCTGGGCTCATGCTGCGATGCTCCGGACACTTCGAGCACAGCTCAACGGAGGATCAGGTGGGGATATCCATACTTCAAAACTCAGCCTACTAACCGTCCCTAGAAGAAAGCACGTCAAGCGTCTTCGCATTCTGCGCTTAGTATCAGGCCTTTTTGTCTTTACCCTTTTGGTTCTCGCCATCGAGCTTCCCATATACTGGAATCACATCGACAATGTTAGTGAATTTGAGACGCTGGCGCAATTAATCCCCTTCTTCCTTAGCATCGGACTGTTTTTCAGGTCCTGGGCCCTGTGGGTTATCCGCGACACAAACCAAGAGCAGGACTGGGATGATTCTTGGTCGACTTCTGTTGCAACTAGCAGTATTGATCCGATGGAGTACTATGACCGGTACCATTATGGTGAATATGGGTATGATTATTACGACTGGCCGCAGATCCCTCAATGGCCCCCTAGCGTATACTACTCCGCCAGGTCGAATTAATGCTGCAATTGTAATGGTTCAAACTCACATTCATACCATGTCTCCTGTTTCAAGGTGAATCTCGGTGAGCTCGGTGAACCCCGCCGCACAGACCATCCAGTCCCTTTTCCACCCCGCAACCGCAAGTAAACAAAACCGACCATCTCCAAACTCCAACCCGCCGTCATCAGCCAGAAATCGCCCAGCTAAACGCCGTCGATACCGCACATTCCCCAGAAAAAATGTCGTCAAAGGAAGCGtccaagagcaaggacaaggacaagtccAAGGTCCACAAGCTCTCCCTCAAAGGCAGCGCTCGACTGGTTGCCGAATTCGTACGTCTGCATAAAGGTCACATTCAGCAACGCGCATGGCTAACTTTGGGGTTTGGTAATAGTTCCAATACTCAATTCATACCATCCTGTATGCGCGTAAACTTCCAACAGTACTTGGTTCTTTCGTTAACCAGCTTGCAGCTTCCAACGAGGTGTCTACCCGGCTGAAGACTTTACAGCGTACGTCCCCCTCTACCCCTTGTTCTTTACTCAGACTGACTCTTCCCAGCGTTAAGAAATATGGCCTCAACATGCTAGGTATAACTTCTTCGATATCATATTCGAGCCACTCCAACTGACCCGAACAAGTCTCGGCCGATGACCAAGTAAAGGCCtacatcaagaagatcatgtCCCAGCTCGACAAGTGGATGGTCGGCGGCAAGATCTCCaagctcgtcatcgtcatcacaGATAAAGACACAGGCGAGCACGTCGAGCGCTGGCAATTCGATGTACGATATCCATACCCCCCTATCCTCAACACTTCTAACCCATCTCCAGGTCCAAATCTTCAAGCCGacaaagtccaagtccaagtccaagtcctcctcggccgatCAAGAAAACGCAGCCTCTGCTGGCGGTACCCCCCTCGCCACCGAAAAGACCGAAGCCGAGATCCAGTCCGAGATCGCCGCCATCTTCCGCCAGATCACCGCGTCCGTCACCTTCCTCCCCCAGCTCAACGGCGACTGCACCTTCAACGTGCTCGTCTACGCCGACGCCGACAGTGAGGTGCCCGTCGAGTGGGGCGACTCGGATGcaaaggagattgagaaTGGCGAGAAGGTGCAACTGAGAGGATTCAGCACTGCCAACCATCGCGTCGATACTCTGGTCAGCTATCGCTTTACGGAATAGCGGGGGAACGCAATACGGTGTATTCAAGTAATGTGGAGGATGCTCCCGAATTAAGAGGGGGATACAATTGGTCAAGGGATTTTGGTATACTCCAGGGAATGGCCTGGACGGCGTTACAAGGCGCGAGGGGCATCATGCCTTTATGTACAAACTTTTCAACGGCAGCGATAGATGTACGATATGAGATAATAAGGATGTTCTGCCGTCTAATCCACACAGCAAGTATCCTATCCTCGCGAATTGTCTTTCTTGCTTCTACAAGTCTGTCTAAATATGGTCATCTCAAATTTTGATGCCATGAACCTCATCCTGACTCTTATgccttcatcaccaacacgCCATTCACCGTCTCGATGCAACCATCCAGCCTATCAGCAAAACCGTCTACGCCTCGTCACAATCGTCACCCGATTCTCATAATACTATGTCTCGCCTAGACCCGCTTGAAAAAGTACACGTAGGCAAACTTGCGCATCTCCTCAACGTCATGCGCTTCCACCACCTTCTCGTCGTTGAAGAGCACCCAGGTTGGGGTGTTGGCGTCACCCAGCGCCTTTCGGATAAAGGCGACATAGTGTCTGGATGCAGTTAGCTAGTGTTATCTATGGACACGCAGAAGTCATCACTCACCCAGCATGGATGCTCGTGCCCTTGTGGCACACAATCGACCGAAGCTGGAAAGTCGCAGGGAGCGTTGCACTTCCAGCAGGCTCctttgatgctgatgcggcCCCTTCAGCAGGAGCGTCATCGTCAAAGGTTCCCTGGTCATCTGGGTGGCTAAAGAGCCACTCAACAGCGCGCTCAACGTCGCCGCCTGTCTCCTTCAgtgccttcttggcctgagGAGCGCCGAAACCCATGGCTCCGAGCATCTCAATCTTTTCAGGATCAGCAGTATCACCTCCAGCAGATTGTCCACCAAGATCGAGAGGAGCGTCAATATCAGGGTCCTCCATATGTCCAAAGAGCCACTCCatggcggcgttggcgtccgaGTTTCCGGTAGCATGCAGAGCACGCTCACATCGGTTACGAGGAAAACCCATGGCCTCCAGCTGTGCCAGCGCTGTCGCATCGGGTTCAAAGGCCGGGGCTTTGGCCTCTGGCTCGTCAGGCAGCTGCTCTTCTCCGGGTTGGAGTCCCTGTGATAGATAGCTATCCAGGGGGAAAGGCTCATCAGGGACAATGACTGGCACATCCACCTTGATCGGAACCCAGTTGACCACCGTCATCTTCCGAGCGTTGACAACCAGGGTATCAGGGAAAGTCTTGAAAAGGTATCGCTTGACAAAGCCATCCTTGCTTCCACAAGCAGAGCAGGTCAGCTCGACCTTCTCAGTGGCCGTAAAGTTGTCCAAACACTCCTTCAAGGTCACGGGCTTATAAGCTGCTGGGCCATCTGagccctcctcggcggggAGCTTTTCCAGGGGAACATCAATAAAGATGTTGTCTTGCTCAGTGCTGCTATACCTGACCTTTTTGCAGCCCAGGCACTGGAGACGCTGCTCGAGGGCGAAGCGGAATGGTTCTGTAGGATCCTTGAGAccaccttggtgttgagatcgGGTAATGAGCTTGAAAAGATGCTGCAGCAACTCAAATGCATCCTGTTGTCGCATGGTGGAGAATTCCTCATGTCCTCGGCCGATGAGATGCTTGAACATGGCCGGCGCTAATCCCTTCTGATGAGTGATACCATCTCCACCCACGTCGGCATCAGGCTTGGAGTATCTTCCAGACAAGAGTCCATCAGCTATCTTTCGTAGCTGGGTCTCTAGGTCCTCCGCGGGATCCTGGACGAGAGGAAGATCATCATTGGGTCGGAAATATCTCTCCTGGAACGAGGGCATGTCGAATAGACACTGAGTGATACTGGCAAGATAACAGCTGTTTCCCAGGTTCCTCAAGCCAGTCAGGCTAGGGCCGAAAAGGGGGACGAGctccttgccatcctcggtCGTCATACTAAAGTCCCACTTGAGGTTCTGCTCGATTTGCATCTCGGTCAAGCTCTTCTCAGTCTTTTGGCGCTCCGCCAGCACAATGCCCCAGTGGGCCAAATGCTCGCCCAGGTTGTCATCCACTCGCTCGTCGTCGCACTTGTAGCAGTAGATGTCTGCGGTACCCTCTGGGGTGATTGACCCGAGCTTGACAGCGACTCCGTGACCAGATTCGTTCGAGTGAGCCAATGCATGCGAGtttccatcaacaccacccatCTGCTTGCGACCACATCCCAGGTTGCCACACTCCAGGCACAGCCAGAGGTTCTCCTTCAAGTCGCATGCGTAGCAGTGGCCCAAGACACCTTGCTCAATCTTTCTCGAAGGGTGCTGCTGAAGCATCAGGATGTGCTCGCAGCTGGTCAACTCCTGTTCCcaggccttgacctcctcctttCGGGAAAAGgtgttggccttgagaatgCTGTCAACCATGGGGGCGAGCTTCGGGCTTGTTCGGTCAAGCTCGGTATTGCATTCGAGACATTTGACGGACAAGGCAGTGTCATATCgatcctcctcggtctcgGCAGCGATGGCCAGCTTGGACATTTT
This Fusarium keratoplasticum isolate Fu6.1 chromosome 6, whole genome shotgun sequence DNA region includes the following protein-coding sequences:
- a CDS encoding HORMA domain-containing protein, giving the protein MSSKEASKSKDKDKSKVHKLSLKGSARLVAEFFQYSIHTILFQRGVYPAEDFTAVKKYGLNMLVSADDQVKAYIKKIMSQLDKWMVGGKISKLVIVITDKDTGEHVERWQFDVQIFKPTKSKSKSKSSSADQENAASAGGTPLATEKTEAEIQSEIAAIFRQITASVTFLPQLNGDCTFNVLVYADADSEVPVEWGDSDAKEIENGEKVQLRGFSTANHRVDTLVSYRFTE
- a CDS encoding Ubiquitin carboxyl-terminal hydrolase, coding for MACPHLESIGLNPPTPAQSVYREDCTQCFDSIDDPAGLDVCLQCFNGGCAGDRMHNRLHAALKSHPLALNIRRTRKVVERDEPPAKMSKLAIAAETEEDRYDTALSVKCLECNTELDRTSPKLAPMVDSILKANTFSRKEEVKAWEQELTSCEHILMLQQHPSRKIEQGVLGHCYACDLKENLWLCLECGNLGCGRKQMGGVDGNSHALAHSNESGHGVAVKLGSITPEGTADIYCYKCDDERVDDNLGEHLAHWGIVLAERQKTEKSLTEMQIEQNLKWDFSMTTEDGKELVPLFGPSLTGLRNLGNSCYLASITQCLFDMPSFQERYFRPNDDLPLVQDPAEDLETQLRKIADGLLSGRYSKPDADVGGDGITHQKGLAPAMFKHLIGRGHEEFSTMRQQDAFELLQHLFKLITRSQHQGGLKDPTEPFRFALEQRLQCLGCKKVRYSSTEQDNIFIDVPLEKLPAEEGSDGPAAYKPVTLKECLDNFTATEKVELTCSACGSKDGFVKRYLFKTFPDTLVVNARKMTVVNWVPIKVDVPVIVPDEPFPLDSYLSQGLQPGEEQLPDEPEAKAPAFEPDATALAQLEAMGFPRNRCERALHATGNSDANAAMEWLFGHMEDPDIDAPLDLGGQSAGGDTADPEKIEMLGAMGFGAPQAKKALKETGGDVERAVEWLFSHPDDQGTFDDDAPAEGAASASKEPAGSATLPATFQLRSIVCHKGTSIHAGHYVAFIRKALGDANTPTWVLFNDEKVVEAHDVEEMRKFAYVYFFKRV